A window of the Macaca nemestrina isolate mMacNem1 chromosome X, mMacNem.hap1, whole genome shotgun sequence genome harbors these coding sequences:
- the LOC105490346 gene encoding ferritin heavy polypeptide-like 17 gives MATAQPSQVRQKYDTNCEAAINSHIRLELYTSYLYLSMAFYFNRDDVALENFFRYFLRLSDDKMEHAQKLMKLQNLRGGRIRLHDIRKPERQGWESGLVAMESAFHLEKNVNQSLLELYQLAVEKGDPQLCHFLESHYLHEQVKTIKELGGYVSNLRKICSPEAGLAEYLFDKLTLGSRVKET, from the coding sequence ATGGCCACCGCCCAGCCTTCGCAGGTCCGCCAGAAATACGACACCAACTGCGAGGCCGCCATCAACAGCCACATCAGGCTGGAGCTCTACACCTCCTACCTGTACCTGTCCATGGCTTTCTACTTCAACCGGGACGACGTGGCCCTGGAGAACTTCTTCCGCTACTTCCTGCGCCTGTCGGACGACAAGATGGAGCATGCCCAGAAGCTGATGAAGCTTCAGAACCTGCGCGGTGGCCGCATCCGCCTTCACGATATCAGGAAGCCAGAGCGCCAAGGCTGGGAGAGCGGGCTAGTGGCTATGGAGTCCGCCTTCCACCTGGAGAAGAACGTCAACCAGAGCCTGCTGGAGCTGTACCAGCTGGCCGTGGAGAAGGGCGACCCCCAGCTGTGCCACTTCCTGGAGAGCCACTACCTGCACGAGCAAGTCAAGACCATCAAAGAGCTGGGTGGCTACGTGAGCAACCTGCGCAAGATATGTTCCCCGGAAGCCGGCCTAGCTGAGTACCTGTTCGACAAGCTCACCCTGGGCAGCCGCGTCAAAGAGACCTGA